One genomic region from Neoarius graeffei isolate fNeoGra1 chromosome 4, fNeoGra1.pri, whole genome shotgun sequence encodes:
- the tespa1 gene encoding protein ITPRID2 isoform X3, translating into MDSPCSVNRRQAWAQCSRHWLTVEDTDLHASASSNAPTTAATQLSLQDKIFPDGCSTGKIETWLQGCGNEASQENPSQLTLATGLEDGLHEEEFGHCPLLLPPPKSRRKDLHTSSTPQQRLNLPFRNMGHSMASSIFSSTTSKTASSVSEVLQMCAEDAEETLYQLGFGCEEPQVTARIPARFFTFPSQLRGINFRLFLESQLRRIREEDPSLSLASRFRQVEVLTAMANAFYSLYSHVSRTPLQKLAPPEFSFSSPTVERSIGQRFFGNVRTEPRSPVERLKDTVSKMCLYTRGSDSASPNCSPRKRNSLPDVVEMIVGNVKGEGGHGQSTGMWIQEQAGYGGITHKVKDEKALQHAEVKAAENTNDHEKTTSAHKQRIQRWSQSGQRESPRAKGSLFKSRHASLESRHTQLSQDTDLGEGSSNSSLLLDSSKYSADTNALAPINTYDTVSSHVVEHVHKAPYWCPEMHSVSAMGLSNPGHMHRPDPCPKTLEVEQKPSITDTKSAAAAQNKDDLMEIPVTSKISQDDHVSLHTSIKQESLCQIMVTGWEDDDPILHKASFEDCTNFMNPGSTVQMHSSQSDQQKYLSPSNPSTSQINCQLKQANSFELEEVQSVGEEENTSVEQCSVYTLSVTASAHQKCSPLRGDSFQSDSSGYAEEDMQNLLPSMNR; encoded by the exons ATGGACAGTCCATGTTCTGTGAACCGACGGCAGGCATGGGCTCAGTGCAGCCGCCACTGGCTCACAGTGGAAGATACTGACCTGCATGCATCTGCATCCAGCAACGCACCTACAACTGCAGCTACACAGCTTTCTCTTCAGGATAAAATCTTTCCCGATG GATGCTCTACAGGAAAGATTGAAACCTGGCTCCAAGGCTGTGG TAATGAAGCCAGTCAAGAGAACCCAAGTCAACTCACTctgg CTACAGGACTAGAAGATGGATTGCATGAGGAAGAGTTTGG GCACTGTCCATTGCTCCTGCCTCCTCCTAAATCACGTCGCAAAGATTTGCACACAAG CAGCACTCCTCAGCAGAGGCTTAATCTGCCATTTAGAAACATGGGCCATAGTATGGCATCGAGTATCTTCTCATCCACCACCAGTAAGACTGCTTCCAG TGTGTCTGAGGTCCTGCAGATGTGTGCTGAGGATGCAGAGGAGACTCTGTACCAGTTAGGATTTGGTTGTGAGGAGCCACAAGTAACAGCTCGGATTCCAGCTCGTTTCTTCACCTTCCCTTCACAGCTCAGAGGCATCAACTTCCGCCTGTTCCTTGAGTCACAGCTCCGCCGCATTCGTGAAGAAGACCCCAGCCTCTCACTAGCAA GTCGTTTCCGTCAGGTGGAGGTATTAACAGCCATGGCCAATGCTTTCTATTCTCTCTACTCCCACGTATCTCGGACACCACTTCAGAAGCTGGCACCCCCCGAATTCAGCTTTTCATCACCCACTGTGGAGCGGAGCATTGGCCAACGCTTTTTTGGCAACGTCCGCACTGAACCACGGTCTCCAGTGGAGCGTCTCAAAGACACTGTATCCAAGATGTGCTTATACACACGTGGATCGGACTCTGCCTCTCCAAACTGTTCTCCTCGCAAGAGGAACAGCCTGCCGGATGTCGTTGAAATGATAGTGGGGAATGTGAAGGGTGAAGGAGGCCATGGCCAGAGTACAGGAATGTGGATACAGGAGCAAGCAGGTTATGGAGGCATAACTCATAAAGTGAAAGACGAAAAGGCTCTACAGCATGCTGAAGTGAAGGCTGCTGAAAACACAAATGACCATGAGAAAACTACAAGTGCACACAAGCAGAGGATCCAGCGGTGGTCACAATCAGGGCAGAGAGAAAGTCCTAGAGCAAAGGGCTCCCTGTTTAAGTCACGCCATGCATCTCTGGAATCTCGGCATACTCAGCTTTCACAGGATACAGACTTGGGTGAAGGATCCTCCAATTCCTCTTTGCTTCTTGACTCCTCAAAATATTCTGCTGATACTAATGCACTAGCTCCCATTAATACTTATGATACAGTTTCCTCTCATGTAGTGGAGCATGTGCATAAAGCACCATATTGGTGTCCAGAGATGCATAGTGTATCAGCAATGGGCTTATCAAACCCTGGTCATATGCACAGGCCAGACCCATGTCCTAAGACACTTGAAGTAGAACAGAAGCCAAGCATCACTGATACaaaatcagcagcagcagcacagaaCAAAGATGATCTTATGGAAATACCAGTAACTTCAAAGATTTCACAAGATGATCATGTGTCCCTCCACACAAGCATCAAACAAGAATCATTATGTCAGATTATGGTTACTGGATGGGAGGATGATGACCCCATCCTCCACAAGGCCTCATTTGAGGACTGTACTAATTTCATGAACCCTGGTAGCACTGTGCAGATGCATTCATCCCAATCAGACCAGCAGAAGTACCTGAGTCCCAGCAACCCCTCAACTAGCCAGATCAACTGCCAACTCAAACAAGCCAACTCCTTTGAGTTGGAAGAG GTGCAGAGTGTGGGAGAGGAGGAGAACACGTCAGTGGAGCAATGTAGTGTATACACACTTTCAGTTACAGCATCTGCGCATCAGAAAT GTTCACCCTTGAGAGGGGACAGTTTCCAGTCAGACAGCAGTGGCTATGCTGAAGAGGACATGCAGAATTTGCTCCCATCCATGAATAGATAA
- the tespa1 gene encoding protein ITPRID2 isoform X2: protein MDSPCSVNRRQAWAQCSRHWLTVEDTDLHASASSNAPTTAATQLSLQDKIFPDGCSTGKIETWLQGCGNEASQENPSQLTLESLLKTANSFEDDLSLGAEATGLEDGLHEEEFGHCPLLLPPPKSRRKDLHTSTPQQRLNLPFRNMGHSMASSIFSSTTSKTASSVSEVLQMCAEDAEETLYQLGFGCEEPQVTARIPARFFTFPSQLRGINFRLFLESQLRRIREEDPSLSLASRFRQVEVLTAMANAFYSLYSHVSRTPLQKLAPPEFSFSSPTVERSIGQRFFGNVRTEPRSPVERLKDTVSKMCLYTRGSDSASPNCSPRKRNSLPDVVEMIVGNVKGEGGHGQSTGMWIQEQAGYGGITHKVKDEKALQHAEVKAAENTNDHEKTTSAHKQRIQRWSQSGQRESPRAKGSLFKSRHASLESRHTQLSQDTDLGEGSSNSSLLLDSSKYSADTNALAPINTYDTVSSHVVEHVHKAPYWCPEMHSVSAMGLSNPGHMHRPDPCPKTLEVEQKPSITDTKSAAAAQNKDDLMEIPVTSKISQDDHVSLHTSIKQESLCQIMVTGWEDDDPILHKASFEDCTNFMNPGSTVQMHSSQSDQQKYLSPSNPSTSQINCQLKQANSFELEEVQSVGEEENTSVEQCSVYTLSVTASAHQKCSPLRGDSFQSDSSGYAEEDMQNLLPSMNR from the exons ATGGACAGTCCATGTTCTGTGAACCGACGGCAGGCATGGGCTCAGTGCAGCCGCCACTGGCTCACAGTGGAAGATACTGACCTGCATGCATCTGCATCCAGCAACGCACCTACAACTGCAGCTACACAGCTTTCTCTTCAGGATAAAATCTTTCCCGATG GATGCTCTACAGGAAAGATTGAAACCTGGCTCCAAGGCTGTGG TAATGAAGCCAGTCAAGAGAACCCAAGTCAACTCACTctgg AATCTTTGTTGAAGACTGCTAACAGTTTTGAGGATGACCTAAGCCTTGGGGCTGAAG CTACAGGACTAGAAGATGGATTGCATGAGGAAGAGTTTGG GCACTGTCCATTGCTCCTGCCTCCTCCTAAATCACGTCGCAAAGATTTGCACACAAG CACTCCTCAGCAGAGGCTTAATCTGCCATTTAGAAACATGGGCCATAGTATGGCATCGAGTATCTTCTCATCCACCACCAGTAAGACTGCTTCCAG TGTGTCTGAGGTCCTGCAGATGTGTGCTGAGGATGCAGAGGAGACTCTGTACCAGTTAGGATTTGGTTGTGAGGAGCCACAAGTAACAGCTCGGATTCCAGCTCGTTTCTTCACCTTCCCTTCACAGCTCAGAGGCATCAACTTCCGCCTGTTCCTTGAGTCACAGCTCCGCCGCATTCGTGAAGAAGACCCCAGCCTCTCACTAGCAA GTCGTTTCCGTCAGGTGGAGGTATTAACAGCCATGGCCAATGCTTTCTATTCTCTCTACTCCCACGTATCTCGGACACCACTTCAGAAGCTGGCACCCCCCGAATTCAGCTTTTCATCACCCACTGTGGAGCGGAGCATTGGCCAACGCTTTTTTGGCAACGTCCGCACTGAACCACGGTCTCCAGTGGAGCGTCTCAAAGACACTGTATCCAAGATGTGCTTATACACACGTGGATCGGACTCTGCCTCTCCAAACTGTTCTCCTCGCAAGAGGAACAGCCTGCCGGATGTCGTTGAAATGATAGTGGGGAATGTGAAGGGTGAAGGAGGCCATGGCCAGAGTACAGGAATGTGGATACAGGAGCAAGCAGGTTATGGAGGCATAACTCATAAAGTGAAAGACGAAAAGGCTCTACAGCATGCTGAAGTGAAGGCTGCTGAAAACACAAATGACCATGAGAAAACTACAAGTGCACACAAGCAGAGGATCCAGCGGTGGTCACAATCAGGGCAGAGAGAAAGTCCTAGAGCAAAGGGCTCCCTGTTTAAGTCACGCCATGCATCTCTGGAATCTCGGCATACTCAGCTTTCACAGGATACAGACTTGGGTGAAGGATCCTCCAATTCCTCTTTGCTTCTTGACTCCTCAAAATATTCTGCTGATACTAATGCACTAGCTCCCATTAATACTTATGATACAGTTTCCTCTCATGTAGTGGAGCATGTGCATAAAGCACCATATTGGTGTCCAGAGATGCATAGTGTATCAGCAATGGGCTTATCAAACCCTGGTCATATGCACAGGCCAGACCCATGTCCTAAGACACTTGAAGTAGAACAGAAGCCAAGCATCACTGATACaaaatcagcagcagcagcacagaaCAAAGATGATCTTATGGAAATACCAGTAACTTCAAAGATTTCACAAGATGATCATGTGTCCCTCCACACAAGCATCAAACAAGAATCATTATGTCAGATTATGGTTACTGGATGGGAGGATGATGACCCCATCCTCCACAAGGCCTCATTTGAGGACTGTACTAATTTCATGAACCCTGGTAGCACTGTGCAGATGCATTCATCCCAATCAGACCAGCAGAAGTACCTGAGTCCCAGCAACCCCTCAACTAGCCAGATCAACTGCCAACTCAAACAAGCCAACTCCTTTGAGTTGGAAGAG GTGCAGAGTGTGGGAGAGGAGGAGAACACGTCAGTGGAGCAATGTAGTGTATACACACTTTCAGTTACAGCATCTGCGCATCAGAAAT GTTCACCCTTGAGAGGGGACAGTTTCCAGTCAGACAGCAGTGGCTATGCTGAAGAGGACATGCAGAATTTGCTCCCATCCATGAATAGATAA
- the tespa1 gene encoding protein ITPRID2 isoform X1, with translation MDSPCSVNRRQAWAQCSRHWLTVEDTDLHASASSNAPTTAATQLSLQDKIFPDGCSTGKIETWLQGCGNEASQENPSQLTLESLLKTANSFEDDLSLGAEATGLEDGLHEEEFGHCPLLLPPPKSRRKDLHTSSTPQQRLNLPFRNMGHSMASSIFSSTTSKTASSVSEVLQMCAEDAEETLYQLGFGCEEPQVTARIPARFFTFPSQLRGINFRLFLESQLRRIREEDPSLSLASRFRQVEVLTAMANAFYSLYSHVSRTPLQKLAPPEFSFSSPTVERSIGQRFFGNVRTEPRSPVERLKDTVSKMCLYTRGSDSASPNCSPRKRNSLPDVVEMIVGNVKGEGGHGQSTGMWIQEQAGYGGITHKVKDEKALQHAEVKAAENTNDHEKTTSAHKQRIQRWSQSGQRESPRAKGSLFKSRHASLESRHTQLSQDTDLGEGSSNSSLLLDSSKYSADTNALAPINTYDTVSSHVVEHVHKAPYWCPEMHSVSAMGLSNPGHMHRPDPCPKTLEVEQKPSITDTKSAAAAQNKDDLMEIPVTSKISQDDHVSLHTSIKQESLCQIMVTGWEDDDPILHKASFEDCTNFMNPGSTVQMHSSQSDQQKYLSPSNPSTSQINCQLKQANSFELEEVQSVGEEENTSVEQCSVYTLSVTASAHQKCSPLRGDSFQSDSSGYAEEDMQNLLPSMNR, from the exons ATGGACAGTCCATGTTCTGTGAACCGACGGCAGGCATGGGCTCAGTGCAGCCGCCACTGGCTCACAGTGGAAGATACTGACCTGCATGCATCTGCATCCAGCAACGCACCTACAACTGCAGCTACACAGCTTTCTCTTCAGGATAAAATCTTTCCCGATG GATGCTCTACAGGAAAGATTGAAACCTGGCTCCAAGGCTGTGG TAATGAAGCCAGTCAAGAGAACCCAAGTCAACTCACTctgg AATCTTTGTTGAAGACTGCTAACAGTTTTGAGGATGACCTAAGCCTTGGGGCTGAAG CTACAGGACTAGAAGATGGATTGCATGAGGAAGAGTTTGG GCACTGTCCATTGCTCCTGCCTCCTCCTAAATCACGTCGCAAAGATTTGCACACAAG CAGCACTCCTCAGCAGAGGCTTAATCTGCCATTTAGAAACATGGGCCATAGTATGGCATCGAGTATCTTCTCATCCACCACCAGTAAGACTGCTTCCAG TGTGTCTGAGGTCCTGCAGATGTGTGCTGAGGATGCAGAGGAGACTCTGTACCAGTTAGGATTTGGTTGTGAGGAGCCACAAGTAACAGCTCGGATTCCAGCTCGTTTCTTCACCTTCCCTTCACAGCTCAGAGGCATCAACTTCCGCCTGTTCCTTGAGTCACAGCTCCGCCGCATTCGTGAAGAAGACCCCAGCCTCTCACTAGCAA GTCGTTTCCGTCAGGTGGAGGTATTAACAGCCATGGCCAATGCTTTCTATTCTCTCTACTCCCACGTATCTCGGACACCACTTCAGAAGCTGGCACCCCCCGAATTCAGCTTTTCATCACCCACTGTGGAGCGGAGCATTGGCCAACGCTTTTTTGGCAACGTCCGCACTGAACCACGGTCTCCAGTGGAGCGTCTCAAAGACACTGTATCCAAGATGTGCTTATACACACGTGGATCGGACTCTGCCTCTCCAAACTGTTCTCCTCGCAAGAGGAACAGCCTGCCGGATGTCGTTGAAATGATAGTGGGGAATGTGAAGGGTGAAGGAGGCCATGGCCAGAGTACAGGAATGTGGATACAGGAGCAAGCAGGTTATGGAGGCATAACTCATAAAGTGAAAGACGAAAAGGCTCTACAGCATGCTGAAGTGAAGGCTGCTGAAAACACAAATGACCATGAGAAAACTACAAGTGCACACAAGCAGAGGATCCAGCGGTGGTCACAATCAGGGCAGAGAGAAAGTCCTAGAGCAAAGGGCTCCCTGTTTAAGTCACGCCATGCATCTCTGGAATCTCGGCATACTCAGCTTTCACAGGATACAGACTTGGGTGAAGGATCCTCCAATTCCTCTTTGCTTCTTGACTCCTCAAAATATTCTGCTGATACTAATGCACTAGCTCCCATTAATACTTATGATACAGTTTCCTCTCATGTAGTGGAGCATGTGCATAAAGCACCATATTGGTGTCCAGAGATGCATAGTGTATCAGCAATGGGCTTATCAAACCCTGGTCATATGCACAGGCCAGACCCATGTCCTAAGACACTTGAAGTAGAACAGAAGCCAAGCATCACTGATACaaaatcagcagcagcagcacagaaCAAAGATGATCTTATGGAAATACCAGTAACTTCAAAGATTTCACAAGATGATCATGTGTCCCTCCACACAAGCATCAAACAAGAATCATTATGTCAGATTATGGTTACTGGATGGGAGGATGATGACCCCATCCTCCACAAGGCCTCATTTGAGGACTGTACTAATTTCATGAACCCTGGTAGCACTGTGCAGATGCATTCATCCCAATCAGACCAGCAGAAGTACCTGAGTCCCAGCAACCCCTCAACTAGCCAGATCAACTGCCAACTCAAACAAGCCAACTCCTTTGAGTTGGAAGAG GTGCAGAGTGTGGGAGAGGAGGAGAACACGTCAGTGGAGCAATGTAGTGTATACACACTTTCAGTTACAGCATCTGCGCATCAGAAAT GTTCACCCTTGAGAGGGGACAGTTTCCAGTCAGACAGCAGTGGCTATGCTGAAGAGGACATGCAGAATTTGCTCCCATCCATGAATAGATAA